A stretch of DNA from Brachyspira pilosicoli:
TAATGCATAAACATATAGATTGCTATGGTAATAAAGATACTATGGACGTATTAAAAGATAAATATGATTATATATTTAATCCCGTTCAGATAGGAGGCGGGATTCCTGATTTACAATTTCATATTATAGAAAATACTACTAAATTTGACGATATAACTGTAACTCCAATTCCTGTAAAACATGGTATATTAAACATATTAGGCTATAGATTTAATAATTTTACATATATTACAGATGCAAGCTCTATAAGCAACGAAAGCTTGAAACTCATAGAAGGCAGTGAAATTTTAGTATTAAATGGATTAAGATATCGTCAGCATAGCACACATTTATCACTTCAGGAATCTGTTAATATAGCAGATACTATTAAAGCCAAAAAAACATTTTTCACACACTTAACTCATGATGTTTTACATAAAAATTTGAAAAAAGAGCTCCCAAAAAATATGTATGGTGCTTATGATGGTCTAACTTTAGAAATATAATATGTTTTTTAATATTGATTATAAATATTAATCGTATATACTTATATGTATACGATTATGTATAAAAACATTTTATATAATTTGGAGGATATAATGTTTGGTTATCTACAAAAAATAGGTAAATCCTTAATGGTACCTGTAGCCGTATTGCCGGCAGCTGCTATCCTTTTGGGTATTGGTTACTGGATAGACCCTAATGGTTGGGGCGGCGGAAGCCCAGTGGCAGCTTTCTTTATTAAAGCAGGCGGTTCTATTATAGATAATATGCCTATATTGTTTGCTGTTGGTGTTGCTTTTGGTATGTCTAAAGACAGAAATGGTGCTGCTGCTTTAGCTGGATTAGTGGCATTTTTAGTTGTAACTACTCTTTTAGCTCCTGCTA
This window harbors:
- a CDS encoding MBL fold metallo-hydrolase — encoded protein: MKIIFLGTGTSDGVPMIGCKCNVCKSKDKKDKRTRASVLIQHKNKNYIIDTSLDFREQMLREKIDSLEAVFYTHHHADHSSGIVDLRSLNFIMHKHIDCYGNKDTMDVLKDKYDYIFNPVQIGGGIPDLQFHIIENTTKFDDITVTPIPVKHGILNILGYRFNNFTYITDASSISNESLKLIEGSEILVLNGLRYRQHSTHLSLQESVNIADTIKAKKTFFTHLTHDVLHKNLKKELPKNMYGAYDGLTLEI